Proteins from a genomic interval of Zingiber officinale cultivar Zhangliang chromosome 1B, Zo_v1.1, whole genome shotgun sequence:
- the LOC122043917 gene encoding secreted RxLR effector protein 161-like, whose translation MLTYRRSDHLEMIEYSDSDFAGCLDNRRSTSGYIFMLDGGVISWKSAKQTLVATSTMEAELVACYETSNHGIWVQNFITTLQIVDIIDKSLKIYCDNKAVELYDKNNHSSYKSKHIDI comes from the coding sequence atgctcacATATCGAAGATCAGATCATCTGGAGATGATTGAATATTCAGACTCcgattttgctggatgcttggataATAGAAGATCTACTTCAGGCTATATTTTTATGCTTGACGGAGGGGTTATATCTTGGAAGAGTGCTAAGCAGACactagtagccacttctactatggaggcagagttggtaGCATGTTATGAAACATCCAATCACGGGATTTGGGTGCAGAACTTTATTACAACATTACAGATCGTTGATATTATTGATAAGTCACTGAagatctactgtgataataaagctgTAGAACTTTATGACAAGAACAATCATAGTTCGTACAAGTCTAAGCACATCGACATCTAG